TGGATTGCAGAAGGCTTCATACCACAGGAAGAAAGAAAGACCATGGAGGATACAGGGGAAGCTATTTTAGAGGAGTTGATTCAGAGGAGCTTGATTCATGTAAATATGAGGAAAAACGATGGGAGTGTGAAGAAATGTGGCGTCCATGATCTACTACTGGATTTTGCAAGATCTGCAGCAAAGAAAGACTTCTTCCTCACAGTTTGCTCTAATGAAAATGATCAACCAACTTATTTGGCGTCGTCTCGCCGTGTAGCTTTCCACAACGTCGATGACACCAAGATCAATGAAATCTCTAGAGTCTCTACAATACATGGACTCAGGACTTTGATGGCATTTGGTCTACATTATCCTCCAATTGATTCTCCAATATTTAGATTTGAGCTTCTAAGGGTGCTTGATTTGACTGAGTTAACTTTTGTACAAAGATTACCAAAAAAGATCGAGCTCATGATCCATTTACGTTATTTAAGGATGGGGCATGTTTCATGCCTACCATCGTCGGTAGGAAACTTTAAATCCTTAGAAACTGTTATTCTAAGGCAAGGAACAGCGATATCAATCACACTATGGAAGATAAAGACACTAAAACATGTACAAGTCGGGTGGGCCAAACCACCACAAAGTCTTGAGCTAAAAAATCTCCTCACACTTGAGAATGTAGAATTCGGATCCTATAAAACAATAAACTGGAGGTTTCCCAACCTTAGGAAGTTGAAAGTGTTCATTGATAAGGAACACCGGGGAACAATGCTAACCCATCTGCTTAGTGAACTAGACCATCTTATCAGCTTGTGTATATGTGCCGCAAAAGATTTCCCTATAGGGATCAACACCAAGGACTTTCCATTTCACAACCATCTCCTCTCATTGACGTTATTTGGATTTTGGGCAAAGGGGGACGCCGTATCTGAATTCCCAACTTGTCTCACCAAGCTTGAGCTGATGAATTCTAGATTGGAGCAAGACCCAATGCCCAAATTGGAGAGGTTACAATACCTTGTTACTCTCAAATTCTTTGGAAATGTGTATCTTGGGGAAACCATAATATGCTCTACTGGTGGATTCCCTAGTTTGAAAAGTCTGGTCATTGCCAGGCGGTCGTTTAAAGACGGAATGCTCAATCTTGAGGAGTGGAGGATAGAGAGAGGTGCAATGCCCAAGCTTGCTTTCCTAGAATTAAGTTCATGCAATAAGCTAAAAGTGTTTCCAGATTTGCAACATGTGATGAGCCTTCAAAAATTGGAGGTTTTTGACTTGTCCCAAGAGCTCATGCTCAGGTTGCAGAGGGAAGCAGGGGAAGATTAGTACAAGATTCAACATGTGCAAAACTTAACCTTTGAAGAATGGTGAGTGTTAAAGGCCAGTTAGTTATCCCTTGTAGTTGTTGGTGTTGTTTATCTTGTTCTACTTTGTTATCTTTGTTATATTTGACTTGTTCCTAATGTTTtgtattactttttattatgcttttactCTAATACCAGTGTATGTTTGTATTAAGTGTTTAGAAGATATGGTTGTATGAACTGTACATGATGCTTGACTGGCATGCACATCAAgtgtttgtttaaatatccaGTTTATCAATGAATGAAGTATGAGTTGATTTCCAGTTTACAATCTCATCAGTTCTTTTTCTTATTGTGAGTGTTTTACAATTCAGTGAGTGTGAGTAAATCAATTGATACTTCATCCGATCCTATCAGATAAGAGTATAAATTGAAAGAGAAGAAGTTTGGGAGGGATTAATTGGAGAGTTTGGACTGCAAAGGAGTAATGGCAGTGGTTGTTGTTTCAAGTAGTGTGGCTTTTGTAGCAATTCAAGCACATAAGCGTATTCTTTCTGATTTCATGGACAAAGTCCATTTACAATTTGgtattcttcttctccttctccttctccttattcttcttcttcttctttctttctttcttcttattctctgtttaagtttcttgtttattttttttttccatgccatattgtataaaaaaataaataaaaaaataataaaaaaaagctaaaaacaGTAAGGTGCTTATCATTTTCAGTGCAAAGCATTGATCACTGAAAACGGTAAGCATATTACCGTTTTCCTCTAATGCCATGCAAAACAGTACCTTTATTACTGTTTTGCctaaaaatggatttttttaaagcttgcttaatttggtaattaaaaaaaatttgtaatattttaaaaaatagccaAATAAAGAACCAAGTCAGTAGTCCAGGACAACATTTGAAGCTCGAGAATTCTTAATATACAAAGCATGATTGTTGCTGTAACTAATCCTTAACTCTGAAGTAACAAAACAGTTGTCTAGGGTTGGTTTTTCTATAGtagggtttattttatttcaaacttCTTAAATACTATGTAAAGAACCAAGTTCAACCCATTATCGTTTTGTTTAATATGTACAACAGTTATGAAGAATAGATTGTTGCTTTTGTAAATTtcatataatcaatgaaatttaAAGTTTGTTGCttcttatcataattttttttgtatttagtataTTCAATGGAATTAATGCAATTAATGCAATTATTATAATCAGGAAATAGAAAATTCATGCCAAATAAATGAATTTGGCATTGGCTGCACTAATTGGAGATCAAGAGCACGTATAATGTGaatgttttgatgaaaattatCAATTGAGTACAATGCGGCTGATGTTTGATAATTTTGCTCAAAATGTGATTGTTTTGTTGCTAATGGTTTGAAAGTCTACTTCTAGTTAActgattgttttgattgaaaagatgAAACTATATATGTCACAATACATTCTATTTAGAtgaaaattgagtacattgtGACATTGATATagattgttttgtttaatatgtgattgttttgtttaataTGTGATTGTTTTGTTGCTGATTGGTTTGTTAAACATAGTTTGAACATGCACATCAAATTAGCTATAATAGGCGCATCCTCATAActtgtaaaagaaaattatcaatttCGATTAAAGGGTTGAATTGCATCTTGCTTAGATTGGAATTGTCTACAATGTACATTGCTATTGATCAACCATCCATAATACAAACactaatgataaataaaataaaattaaaaaaaacacataccgTGCTTCTCTACCTGATTGGGCTGAGATAGAAGGCAAGTTAGAGGATCACAAACCTTGCCATGTTTCCCTCATCACCCAATTTGGCAATACTTTTGACTTATTTCTCTAGCCCAGGCTGTTCCTCTAGTTtgataaattgattaatttattaaatagagaaaaaaatagtagtAGTTCTGGAAAGTTTTCCAGAAGAGGGACTAAAGAgtaattttgttataataataaaaaaataattaaaataaaataattaaaaaaaaatgaacaaagatAATACATCATTCGCTTGAGCCCCAACCAAACCCTGCCGCCTTTGTGCTCCAACCCCAGCGATCTCTCCCTCAGCGCCTCCTTTGGCGGCACCGTTGCCGGTGAAGCCCAGTGGCGGAACCAGGATTTACTAGTAGAGGGGgctaattcaaaatatatatgtaaaaaatatatctaaataagCATTTGTCTGAGATATAAATATtgagataataattttttttattaaaacaaccACACTTTGAATACataattaggaaaaaaacatacaataggCATAAACCTGTTTAACATAAAAGGTTCGCAATCATGAGATGagctaataaaaataatgaaatgaaaaaaaaatcaatgaatttCATGCTACAGTTACATACCACATGGCCATTAGCTCACTCAAGTTTGGCCCTTGGTGCACCAAAAAGCAGAATACGAGATTTTGTTAGCACAATAATATTGAAATTTGTCGAATAATGGCCATGATAATTTTCACTAACCTTCAAAACTTTTATCCAAACTTTCCGTCATTTTAAAAAGTTGATCATAGTGGGGTTTGCAGTACAAAACACCTTCAAACAAGCTGTAGTTGTTGAACTGCAGTAATTGAATTACAAGCAAACATTATTACATTTGTTAGAAAAAGTAAAATGAAAGTAACATGGACTAGAGTCTAAAATACAATGTTGTTCTTTCGTATAAATCATCAGAAAAACTTTTTTATGCAggcataaatttttaattattgtagataGTGAATCGAATTCAATTGTTCAGTTGTAGAATCAGTGTGATTAATTTCAGAAAATACTGAAAGCATGAGAGGTTTCATATAAACCTGAAAATTTAGTTGTTAATACACAAAAAAGCCTTTTCTGATAATTTATCACATTAAGtaagaaaaggagaaaagtTTAACAGTATAATTAGGAAATAAAACATTGGGACAATACAATAACCGAACAGTAAACAAAGATCCATGGTTGTTGAAAGCTAagtaaaaaatatcaaaaaacaaaaaaaaaacaaaaaacaaaaaacaccgTTAATCACAAATGGGATGTTTCTTGTAAAACAAATAGAATGATCCAGACGCGAAGGTAAAAGTATCATCTAAATCTCAATtgtagaagaaacaaaaaaacacttgAGAAGAGGATGttcatcaaaaaataataataataataatagaatcaTCAAGAGGATGTTCATCAAAGCAATATAGGAATAGATTcattaaaacaaagaaaattttaaaagaaaagcacaaaaacattaattgtAGAATAAGAACAGGAACACAGAACCACCACAATCAATCCATCACCGacagcataaaaaaaataaaattaaaaactatgtGGATAACATGatccactttaaaaaaaaaatccataaaaacaatATACCAAATGATCCATCACCAACAACTAATGGAACATATGAAAACCCAAATGGATTACATgacatcaaaggaaaagaaaaataaaagtcatcaaaacccccattaaaaaaacaacctatatataaatatcctTGCATCAAGCAGAATCAATACATCACCAGCAACAAACAGAGAACACAAAACTAAACAATCAGAACAActgaaaaaaacacataaaagaaaagataaatcaaaatacatgataaagaGAAACAGAAAAAGGGTAAACCTTAAGGGTGCCTTTGCAGTGATGACATCTGATTTGAAGCAAGCCCTGTGATAGGCCTTGTTATTAGCAGTCAACTGTTCAACAGGGTATACAGTCTTCTCAAAAGCCTTGCACACTGGCTGAGGCGAGTCCTTTGCCCATCAGCGTCTGGCGTCCCGCCCGCCATCACCCGTCAGCGATTGGTGACTCGATGGAGATTCACAACCATCAACCATGGTCCATGGCCCAAGGGGCTGAACTATAAGTCTATAATTCCTTGAGATCGAGGGGGGGCCTTCCCTCTAGGGCAAGCTCCAACCAAAGCCAACCTCACAACAGCTTTTCCGGAGCCAagggggggctgaagcccccgctcgcccccccttggttccgccacTGGTGAAGCCACGGCCGGCGCTGACGACGGCATCCCTCACGGGATTCTTCTCGATCGATGCTTCCCAATCCCATCACCGATCCCTTGAGCTTCCCATCACCGACAAGCTCGAAGCCATTCGCGAAGAGAACGCCGAGCTCCGCAGAACGACTTCGCCAAACTCCTCTCCAAAATCGCCATCACTGGAGGTACACCTCGATTCATGCCTCCGATTTCAACTTTGCCCTTATCTTGCATCTCATTCTTGAAGAAACTGAAGAAGCTGATGGCCGCCCAAACGGGAACGAGGGACGACAAGATCCGCATCCAGAAGTGGTACAACATCTACAAGGACCATATCACTCTCAAGGACTACGAGATTCACGACGGCATCGGCCTCGAGCTCTACTACAATTGATCCATCATCTCAATCTAGGTTTGCCCCtgcttttttttatgtgtttagaTCGCTCGGATTTCGAATGGGATTGGTGTGGGTGTGTACTTCAATCCATTTGTGGAATGGAGGGGCAAGGTCTTATTTAGTCCTAGTTGGTTTGcttgtttggttttttcttgTTGTAAGATTAAATTTTATGATGTATATACTAAATTCATATGCTTTTTGTGTGTTAAACAGAAGATCAAATATGGTGTGGTGAGCATGCAAGATTTAGCTTGGGATGTGTTGACTTGGGAAAAGTTTTACCTGAGTGGCCGCTTGCAAAAACCTGTACTTTGAGGTGTGCtagttgtttattgtttatgttgtgttatatttttcctttttttcatcaatAGGTTCATATTCACTTTATAGTAATTCATGTGGGATTGTTATCTTGACAATTGTGCCCTATTTTAATCATGTTATGAGGAAGGAGGGATTCAATGGCCTGATTTTATGCTTCTATGTATAACATTATACTTATCGTCAATCAGTTTTAAATGAAATCCTAATAGCTTTGGTTGGTGCTTGCTCGGTTGATATATGTCTGATTTTCAATGTGACTTGCTTGGATGAAtaaagaaatcatccatgatCAAAGCACTCCTTTATTCCTTCCTGCTTTTCAATATTCTGCGTTGATTTGAAGCAGTCATCAAATGTACTATCTTCGAATTAATGGaaagaaaaaattgattttcatcTCTTGCAATCAGTGAATCAAGAGAGGGACAGTGTGAGAGAGCAGTGGAGAGTGTGAGAGGGAGATGGCTGAATCCGCTGTTTCACAGGTGGTAACCAGGCTTGCCGGGCTCTTGTCTCAAGAATTCTGGTTGTTGTATGGATTGCGTGATGAGGTGGAGTGGATGGAAAGAGAGCTCCGTTGGATTAAATGCTTTCTCAAGGACGCTGAtgcaaaaggaaagagagatgAAAGGGTGAAGAACTGGGTGAATGAAGTAATACAAGTTGCTTACCTAGCTGAAGACGCCATTGATACTTTCCTCATTAAGGTGAATCATCAGTCCAATGGTTGGCTGAGTCACATCAAATACAGGTAAGAACAAAATACTTTTTTTCCCATTAAAgtaagtaaaagaaacaattatatCTTCAACTTGTATGAGTTTTGgggtttaattttgaattttctatGAACAAAGTTTAAAATTCGATTTCAGATTTTCTATGAAACAAATGCATCACATGGGGGATTCCTTTGAAGTAGACAAAAAAGGcggttgataattttttttttaattcatgtaaacaataaagaaaaacacctcaatcaattttaaaatatagagtAGGACTAAATTGATTGAaaacaatttaataatatatatatatatatcgagagaggaaagatttttagaaattttatcaCTATCCAATATTTGCTTAGTACAAGGGGTTaggtttatattaaaaaaaaactagaaaacagcGGGTTAGGTACGTAGCCAATGTATGGGTAGGTGTGAAGTTGAAACtccatttttatatattgtataaGTACTATTTATGCATTTTCAGTGGGTTCCTAGtggaagaaattttattttttttccttttagggTTGTATGGTAGCAATTTACTATCGTGGGGTGATCATTAAGTCATCGTAACTGGTGCACATTTGGATTTGTTAATCCCTTAACGACACTTGTCATTATCGTAAaagaataaatcacaagtaATTGAGATAAATGGAGATGATTAttcaaaattatcaaatttaaaatttaaaatataaaatagaaacaaCTCATcctattattttcaataaagaatgctttatatatttatatataaagtaatattACGTAATATTATCATTGAggaatgttatatatatatatataacctagtttgaatatttgaatttattattatttttattttttatcctttCCTCTTAAGAATTTCTCCATCCATGGCTCCACTTCCACATGAACCATAATTTCCTATTTTTGATTTAACTCTTTTTTTAATAGGTTTAAACCAAGCGCGTTGATAGCAAGGCATAATGTTGGTGTGGAGATTGGTAAGATAAAAGAAAGGCTTAATGAGATCAAGGCAAGCAGAGAAGCTTATGGGATTCAAAACTTGAGTCAGTATGGAGATGCTTCCAACTTAATATCCATAATAAGGAGAAGCCATTTCTCATATCAATATTCTGATGATGCTGATGTAATCAGGCTTTTTAATGATCACAAGATCCTACTGGGACGACTAATggatcaacaacaacaaaggcTTTGTGTCATTAGCATATTTGGCATTGGTGGTCTTGGCAAAACCACCCTTGCACGGAAACTCTACTGTGATAATGCTGTTAACAATCATTTCCACAAGCGCATTTGGGTAACAGTCTCTCAAGAAAATAGTTTAATAGGGCTTCTCAGAAAGATGCTTGAAGAAGTTCGGAAGATTGAAAAGGAGAAGTTGGAGAAAATGACAGAAAATGATTTGATAGACATGCTTAATGACTCACTAAGAACAGGAAGGTTTCTTATTGTATTGGATGATATTTGGCTAGAGGATGTATGGAATCAGATGCAAAGAAGTTTTCTGGATGTGAACAATGGAAGTAGGGTCTTGATCACCACTCGGTTTCTTAATGTTGCAAAGGGAGCAGATCCAAGAAGCACTCCGTACCAACTTCCGCTTTTGATTGATGATGAGAGTATGAAGCTTCTTCTCAAGAAGGCCTTTCCTCATGAAGATGTTGAGGCAAATTTCACCAATGAATTGCTTGATATCGGCCTTCGTCTCATGCACAAATGCGGTGGCCTACCTCTGGCTTTAGTTGTTCTTGGAGGTCTCCCTATCTATAAAAAGACAAAACACACTGTTGTGTGGCGAAGAGTGTTGGAGACGATGGATTGGGCGAGAAGGAAGACAATGCCAAGAAATACTTGCTTTGAGCTATGAAGATCTTCCGTATCATAtgaaatcatgttttctttatttggaTGCTTACCCTGAGGATTATGAGATCTCTAGCAATGAGTTAATCTGGCAATGGATTGCAGAAGGCTTCATACCACAGGAAGAAAGAAAGACCATGGAAGATACGAGGGAAGCTATTTTAGAGGAGTTGATTCGGGAGGAGCTTGATTCATGTAAATATGAGGAAAAAAACAATGGGAGTGTGAAGAAATGTGGCGTCCCATGATCTACTCTTGGATTTTTGCAAGATCTGCTGACAAAAGAAATACTTCTTCCTCACGGTTTGCTCTAATGAAAATGATCAACCAACTTATTTGGCGTCGTCTCGCCGTGTGGCTTTCCACAGCGTCAATGACACCAAGATCAATGAAATCTCTAGAGTCTCTACAATGCATGGACTCAGGACTTTGATGGCATTTGGTCTACCTAATCTTCAAAAAGATTCCCCAATATTTAGATTTGAGCTTCTAAGGGTGCTTGATTTGGTCGAGTTAACTTCGTACAAAGATTACCAAAAGAGATCGAGCTCATGATCCATTTACGTTATTTAAAGGGTGGGGGCATGTTTCATGCCTACCATCGTCGGTAGGAAACTTTAAATCCTTAGAAACTGTTATTCTAAGGAAAGGAACAGCGATACCAATCACACTATGGAAGATAAAGACACTAAGACATGTACAAGTCGGGTGGGCCAAACCACCACAAAGTCTTGAGCTAAAAAATCTCCTCACACTCGAGTATGTAGAAACCGGATCCTATAAAACAATAAACTGGAGGTTTCCCAACCTTAGGAAGTTGAAAGTGAAGATTAATAAGGAACACCAGGGAAGAATGCTAACCTATCTACTCTGTGGAATACACCATCTCATCAGCTTGTATATAAGGGCCACAGGAGATTGCCCTATAGATATCAACACCGAGGACTTTCCATTTCACAACCATCTCCTCTCATTGAAGTTATTTGGATTTTGGCCAAATGGGGGCTCCGTATCTGAATTCCCAACTTGTCTCACCAAGCTTGAGCTGAAGTATTCTAGATTGGAGCAAGACCCAATGCCCAAATTGGAGAGGTTACAATACCTTGTCACTCTCAAGTTCTTGGGAGATGTGTATCTTGGGAAAACCATGGTATGCTCTACTGGTGGATTCCCTAGTTTGAAAAGTCTGTTCATTGACAGCTTGTGGGATGACGACGCAATGCCCAATCTTGAGGAGTGGAGGGTAGAGAGAGGTGCAATGCCCAAGCTTGCTTTCCTAAAATTAAGTTCATGCAAGATGCTGAAAGTGTTTCCAGATTTCCAACATGTGAAGAGCCTTCAGGAATTGGTGTTGTATAACATGTCCCTAGAGCTCATGCTCAGGTTGCGGAGGGAAGCAGGGGAAGATTGGTACAAGATTCAACATGTGCCAAAATCACCCTTCAAGAATAGTGAGTGTTAAAGGCCAGTTAGTTATCCCTTGTTGGTGTTGTTTATCTTGTTCTACTTTGTAAtctttgttatatttgttactgtgtatttgtttttcatttccttAAATGTGAGGCCTCTCATTGATTTCATGTCTCTTGATGtactccttttattttatttttttttaatttcctttgGTATCAAAGTGTGCTCTCGTTATGTacaatgattatgaataaacTGTTCCTCtttggtttaaacataaaatcagGATCAATGGCAAATTTTAAGGCACATGCATTTTTCATGTCTGCTTGGCTGAGCATTACCATCTTTTGCCTTTTTCACCTGCCTTTGGGTTCTCATTATGTGTACAATGATTGTAAATAAcagaaatttctaaatttttaataacataAGATGATAACATATGTTTAATCATTAATTTAGATTCATGATCAACGTATCTTTTACCAGGTTAATTATATACGTATAATTTTCCATATGTTTacagttaaaaagaaaagaatatacaattttctctttattttttatttttattattattttttcaataaaagtgGGAAAATAActgttttgttaaaaaaactgaatttttctcttttatggttattcttttctcaatgaaaggaaaaaaaaact
Above is a window of Dioscorea cayenensis subsp. rotundata cultivar TDr96_F1 unplaced genomic scaffold, TDr96_F1_v2_PseudoChromosome.rev07_lg8_w22 25.fasta BLBR01001573.1, whole genome shotgun sequence DNA encoding:
- the LOC120256714 gene encoding putative disease resistance protein At1g50180: MAESAVSQVVTRLAGLLSQEFWLLYGLRDEVEWMERELRWIKCFLKDADAKGKRDERVKNWVNEVIQVAYLAEDAIDTFLIKVNHQSNGWLSHIKYRFKPSALIARHNVGVEIGKIKERLNEIKASREAYGIQNLSQYGDASNLISIIRRSHFSYQYSDDADVIRLFNDHKILLGRLMDQQQQRLCVISIFGIGGLGKTTLARKLYCDNAVNNHFHKRIWVTVSQENSLIGLLRKMLEEVRKIEKEKLEKMTENDLIDMLNDSLRTGRFLIVLDDIWLEDVWNQMQRSFLDVNNGSRVLITTRFLNVAKGADPRSTPYQLPLLIDDESMKLLLKKAFPHEDVEANFTNELLDIGLRLMHKCGGLPLALVVLGGLPIYKKTKHTVVWRRVLETMDWARRKTMPRNTCFEL